The following are encoded in a window of Longibacter salinarum genomic DNA:
- a CDS encoding PAS domain S-box protein — translation MVHLDVVIPSHTNLDERSRYQESDVGLSASLVARVIVVAATLCFLVLAPDGIEHLGLSMLAMVGLCASAGDDQFDRSGDGVRSGRMTPYPAPGRGVDGESGPSNDDEVTDLDTLSRDELEAALRRERSLSQGIVSSLDGLFVMVNGRGEVLRWNEAFASAAGRDGDRLRGRSLNDLFPEVGRRLDVIVQRAMAEGRATMQAELVGNTGRRAHSLRPHRPVPYVLAATRVVDTEDRVSVTGTRLDEQSAVRQALREHEERYHLIAEHVADVISRHAPDTTCLYASPSTTTLVGYDPEDIVGRRIVDLVHPEDRSTIRKIVSAVLDGEVVIDRLRLRHAKGHYIWVEVTSQLRFDPATGAPLDVIASTRDVTDRVHAEQALQESESRFRQMAENVEGVFFLSTRYEFLYVNPAYESVWRRSTDELHRQPLSFIQPVHPDDRDQVWKALHDLWELEPDESLSTDFRIVYPSGEVRWIRSVCSRVPMSVGPDRFAGYAVDITEQKTQEEATRQSEERWRRLVESHMDPIMISIDGQIRYINPSGAELFGGRPDELIGYDLIDLVEPSFREEVTKRAANVYAGQNTEPFEHRVRRLDGDVRIVVAQSVAIQYDGQPAAQTVVRDVTDWRRAQSKLEYRVLMENLIVDLSTRLIDTGSEITDETIENALGRIGPFVGADRSYVFLASEDGTDFHYVYEWCAPGISAQKETAPHVPVEKYPWFHEQLSQMRPVHIPRVNELPPEAGAFRRLLEPQNIESLVVVPMTDGNRLAGFVGFDAVQQARSWEEETIMLLRVLGDTFANSLARMETEQALREREAQYRSVVENVRDIVFQTDTHGRWTFLNPAWEDATGFSVEESLGQHFDEQIESEYLEEGNDTVSILMGEEEGRYEVKLHGRKGTRWMALFAQALYDEDGNRSGVAGTLHDITERKEMERKTREALQRERELNKLKSSFVSMVSHEFRTPLSTIRSSSEMIARFIEQEQDEKRDKYLSRIRRQVDRMTRLLGDVITTSKLDAQNNGPDLYPTDLRYFMREIGEEMRSHFGQNRQLNIQWSNIPDRLPVDRDLLHHIAGNLISNALKYSPDDEPVVVNLAVEDECLLVRVRDRGIGIQAADEPHLFQAFYRGENVGKKEGVGLGMTIVRRAIDVYGGNISWADAPGGGTTFVVELPLAEEPESGSRSDSEKHEMSTPECEDGKQEVD, via the coding sequence GTGGTACACTTGGACGTTGTAATTCCGTCTCATACGAATCTGGACGAGCGTTCTCGGTATCAGGAGAGCGACGTTGGCCTTTCGGCCTCTCTCGTTGCACGTGTTATTGTTGTTGCGGCGACATTGTGCTTTCTGGTGTTAGCGCCGGACGGAATCGAACATCTCGGCCTGTCGATGCTCGCGATGGTCGGTCTCTGTGCGAGTGCGGGTGACGATCAGTTTGATCGAAGCGGCGATGGGGTCCGGTCCGGTCGCATGACACCGTACCCTGCTCCCGGACGTGGAGTGGACGGCGAATCGGGACCGTCCAACGACGACGAGGTGACTGATCTCGATACGTTGAGCCGCGACGAGCTGGAGGCGGCTCTTCGACGTGAGAGATCACTTTCGCAGGGGATCGTAAGCAGCCTGGACGGCCTGTTTGTGATGGTGAACGGTCGTGGGGAGGTGCTTCGGTGGAATGAGGCCTTTGCGAGTGCAGCGGGTCGAGATGGAGATCGTCTTCGCGGGCGCTCGCTGAATGACCTGTTTCCCGAAGTGGGGCGGCGTCTCGATGTGATCGTACAGCGGGCCATGGCCGAGGGGCGGGCGACGATGCAGGCCGAACTGGTGGGAAACACGGGTCGGCGAGCACATTCGTTACGGCCCCATCGTCCCGTTCCCTACGTTCTGGCCGCGACGCGCGTGGTGGACACGGAGGACCGCGTAAGCGTCACCGGGACCCGCCTCGACGAGCAGAGCGCTGTGCGCCAGGCACTGCGTGAACACGAGGAACGATATCACCTCATTGCTGAGCATGTTGCGGACGTCATTTCCCGACACGCTCCCGATACGACGTGTCTGTATGCTTCACCCTCTACGACCACGCTCGTCGGATATGACCCGGAAGATATTGTGGGCCGGCGGATCGTGGATCTCGTCCATCCCGAGGATCGGTCCACTATTCGAAAGATTGTTTCGGCGGTTTTAGACGGGGAGGTCGTAATTGACCGACTCCGTCTTCGTCATGCGAAAGGGCACTATATCTGGGTCGAGGTCACCAGTCAACTACGATTCGACCCCGCGACGGGGGCTCCACTCGATGTCATCGCGTCCACACGCGACGTAACGGATCGCGTCCATGCCGAGCAAGCATTGCAGGAAAGCGAGTCTCGCTTTCGCCAGATGGCAGAGAACGTGGAAGGCGTCTTCTTCCTCTCAACGAGATACGAGTTTTTGTACGTCAATCCCGCGTACGAAAGTGTGTGGCGCCGCTCGACCGATGAACTTCATCGTCAGCCGTTATCGTTCATTCAGCCGGTGCACCCGGATGATCGCGACCAAGTCTGGAAGGCATTGCACGATCTCTGGGAGTTAGAGCCTGACGAATCACTCTCGACGGATTTCAGGATCGTGTATCCGAGCGGCGAGGTCCGATGGATTCGATCGGTTTGCTCCCGCGTGCCCATGAGCGTCGGTCCGGACCGCTTCGCCGGCTACGCGGTGGATATCACAGAGCAGAAGACGCAGGAGGAGGCGACACGCCAGAGTGAGGAGCGCTGGCGCCGGCTCGTAGAGTCGCACATGGATCCGATCATGATCAGTATCGACGGACAGATCCGCTATATTAACCCGAGTGGTGCAGAGCTTTTCGGTGGACGTCCAGACGAGCTGATTGGCTACGACTTAATTGACCTGGTGGAGCCGTCCTTTCGAGAGGAAGTGACGAAGCGAGCGGCAAACGTGTACGCCGGCCAGAATACAGAACCGTTCGAGCATCGCGTTCGGCGACTGGATGGAGATGTGCGAATTGTGGTTGCGCAGTCCGTCGCGATCCAGTATGACGGTCAGCCGGCGGCTCAAACTGTGGTGCGTGACGTGACGGACTGGCGGCGTGCTCAGAGTAAGCTCGAGTACCGCGTGCTGATGGAAAACCTGATCGTCGATCTATCGACGCGGTTGATTGACACCGGGTCGGAGATCACGGACGAGACGATCGAAAATGCCCTTGGCCGGATCGGTCCGTTCGTCGGTGCGGATCGGAGCTATGTATTCCTCGCATCGGAAGATGGCACCGACTTCCATTATGTGTATGAGTGGTGCGCTCCTGGCATTTCGGCGCAGAAGGAAACGGCTCCCCACGTCCCGGTTGAGAAGTACCCCTGGTTTCACGAGCAACTCAGTCAGATGAGACCGGTCCACATCCCTCGTGTGAACGAGCTACCGCCGGAGGCCGGTGCGTTTCGTCGTCTGCTTGAGCCCCAGAACATCGAATCGCTCGTCGTTGTCCCGATGACGGACGGCAACCGGCTGGCTGGGTTTGTCGGATTTGACGCTGTTCAGCAGGCGCGATCCTGGGAAGAAGAGACCATCATGCTCCTCCGCGTGCTCGGGGATACGTTCGCGAACTCGCTCGCCCGGATGGAAACAGAGCAGGCCCTTCGAGAGCGAGAGGCGCAATACCGATCGGTTGTGGAGAATGTGCGGGACATCGTCTTCCAGACGGATACGCACGGACGATGGACCTTTTTGAATCCAGCCTGGGAAGACGCGACCGGGTTTTCCGTGGAGGAGAGCCTCGGGCAGCACTTCGATGAGCAGATTGAAAGCGAGTACCTGGAGGAAGGAAACGACACCGTGTCGATACTGATGGGCGAGGAGGAGGGGCGCTACGAAGTGAAGTTGCATGGTCGAAAGGGGACGCGGTGGATGGCCCTCTTTGCTCAAGCCCTCTACGACGAAGACGGGAATCGATCGGGCGTCGCGGGAACGCTCCATGATATCACGGAACGGAAAGAGATGGAGCGGAAGACGCGCGAGGCACTTCAGCGAGAGCGAGAATTGAATAAGCTGAAGTCCAGTTTCGTGAGCATGGTGTCGCACGAGTTTCGGACGCCGCTTTCCACGATTCGAAGCTCGTCGGAAATGATCGCGCGCTTTATCGAGCAAGAACAAGATGAGAAGCGCGACAAGTATCTATCTCGAATTCGTCGCCAGGTGGATCGGATGACCCGCTTGCTCGGAGATGTCATAACGACGAGTAAATTGGACGCGCAAAACAACGGCCCCGACCTTTATCCGACGGATCTGCGCTATTTCATGCGGGAGATCGGGGAAGAGATGCGCTCGCACTTCGGTCAGAATCGTCAACTCAACATCCAGTGGAGCAACATTCCAGATCGGTTGCCTGTCGACCGGGATCTTCTCCACCATATCGCTGGCAACTTAATTTCAAATGCTCTGAAATACAGCCCCGACGATGAGCCCGTCGTTGTGAACCTGGCGGTGGAAGACGAATGTCTACTGGTTCGTGTTCGAGATCGGGGAATCGGGATTCAGGCCGCCGATGAGCCGCACCTCTTTCAGGCGTTCTACCGTGGCGAAAACGTCGGTAAAAAAGAAGGCGTGGGCCTCGGAATGACGATCGTACGGCGGGCCATCGATGTCTACGGCGGAAACATTAGCTGGGCTGACGCGCCAGGAGGAGGGACGACGTTTGTCGTCGAACTTCCCCTTGCCGAAGAGCCGGAATCTGGCTCACGGAGCGATTCTGAAAAACATGAGATGTCGACACCCGAATGCGAGGATGGAAAACAGGAGGTCGATTAA
- a CDS encoding response regulator transcription factor, with protein MKLILLVEDEPELADTLVDGLETHGYRVHHTEDAEEALVQTAVHRYDAMIVDWMLPGMNGPELIQELREKDYVAPALMLTVRDSIEDRVHGLESGADDYLTKPFSFEELLARVRALLRRPSEWSALDELRIGPLHIDTATRKVAIEDAPVELRKKEFDLLRLLVERAPAVVSRTMIAERVWGSEYVSDNAIDVTISGLRHNIQDAQEEKENIRLETVRGVGYRLHAE; from the coding sequence ATGAAACTTATACTTCTTGTAGAAGACGAGCCCGAACTTGCTGACACGCTGGTCGACGGGTTAGAAACACACGGCTACCGCGTGCACCATACCGAGGATGCAGAGGAGGCCCTGGTCCAGACGGCCGTCCATCGGTATGACGCCATGATTGTCGACTGGATGTTACCTGGGATGAACGGCCCAGAGCTCATTCAGGAGCTCCGTGAGAAGGATTATGTTGCTCCCGCGTTGATGTTAACGGTTCGTGATAGCATTGAGGATCGCGTGCATGGTCTCGAAAGCGGCGCGGACGATTACCTGACGAAGCCGTTCTCCTTTGAGGAACTGCTCGCGCGAGTCCGTGCGCTCCTTCGACGTCCGTCGGAGTGGTCTGCGCTCGATGAATTGCGGATTGGTCCGCTCCACATCGACACGGCCACGCGAAAGGTGGCGATTGAAGACGCACCAGTCGAGCTGCGTAAGAAGGAATTCGATTTGCTTCGGCTACTCGTTGAGCGGGCACCGGCTGTCGTCTCCCGGACCATGATTGCTGAGCGGGTCTGGGGATCTGAGTATGTATCCGACAATGCGATCGACGTAACGATCTCCGGGCTGCGTCATAACATCCAGGACGCGCAGGAGGAAAAGGAAAACATCCGGTTAGAGACGGTCCGAGGCGTTGGATACCGCCTTCACGCGGAGTAA
- a CDS encoding PAS domain-containing protein, with the protein MTSPSSQDLYSFLKDRGLTHSSPSKDDRSDETSNEGSGSRSFLDFDNDDIGEKLHEADRDQLNSADFGIVKVDDEGYVEFYNRYESGLSGVAPEDAQGRNFFTHLAPCSNNRIFQGRFKKGVQSGSMDERFTYTFTYKMRPTLVDVRLYRDAQNNNWVMVQKR; encoded by the coding sequence ATGACGAGCCCTTCATCGCAAGACCTCTATTCCTTTCTAAAAGATCGTGGCCTCACTCATTCATCCCCGTCGAAGGATGACCGATCGGACGAGACATCAAATGAAGGCTCTGGGTCCCGATCATTTCTGGACTTCGACAACGATGATATCGGGGAAAAGCTGCACGAGGCGGATCGCGATCAGCTCAATAGCGCTGATTTTGGAATCGTCAAGGTTGACGACGAGGGGTACGTAGAGTTCTATAACCGCTACGAGTCTGGACTTTCGGGCGTCGCGCCAGAGGACGCACAGGGCCGAAACTTCTTCACCCATCTGGCTCCATGTAGCAACAACCGCATCTTCCAGGGCCGCTTCAAGAAAGGCGTTCAGTCCGGCTCCATGGATGAGCGGTTTACCTATACGTTTACGTACAAGATGCGGCCGACCCTCGTCGATGTGCGGCTCTATCGCGACGCCCAGAACAATAACTGGGTCATGGTCCAGAAGCGATAG
- a CDS encoding PAS domain-containing protein — protein sequence MPDPSSDLYSFLQSKEYISEDEESSDSEENGSHLRAVNDFEDDAQSAAKESDSNLSFDTDDVGEKLRHTDPDALNDADFGIIRIDDNGVVQFFNQYESELSGVAPSDAEGQNFFSELAPCSNNRLFRGRFKEGIRKGELDERFTYTYTYKMRPTLVDVRLYRDDDGQNWILVQKQ from the coding sequence ATGCCCGACCCCTCTAGCGATCTGTACTCGTTTTTGCAATCAAAGGAGTATATTTCTGAGGACGAAGAGTCATCCGATTCGGAGGAGAACGGCTCCCACCTCCGCGCCGTAAACGACTTTGAAGACGACGCTCAGTCCGCGGCGAAAGAATCGGACTCGAACCTGTCCTTCGATACAGACGACGTTGGAGAAAAGCTTCGGCACACCGACCCAGATGCGCTGAACGACGCCGACTTTGGTATCATCCGTATCGACGATAACGGCGTCGTGCAATTTTTTAACCAGTACGAGTCGGAGTTGAGCGGCGTGGCCCCAAGCGATGCAGAAGGGCAAAACTTTTTCAGCGAGCTTGCCCCTTGCAGCAATAATCGACTCTTCCGCGGACGCTTCAAAGAAGGGATCCGAAAAGGCGAGTTGGATGAGCGCTTCACCTATACCTACACGTACAAGATGCGTCCGACCTTGGTAGACGTCCGTCTGTATCGAGATGACGACGGTCAGAACTGGATTCTTGTTCAAAAGCAGTGA